A genomic window from Methanobrevibacter sp. TLL-48-HuF1 includes:
- a CDS encoding zinc-ribbon domain-containing protein produces the protein MNFNKFYTVKTIYWELDTMVKCPRCGYENNDISVYCENCTYPIKNPQTANSDNKSDNGWNISTGKKIAIVLGIVVIALLLFSFIYNSTQPDNKSSLNVISADEKVQEGSNYPYQAHIMYNGTWSGKVGDPNYIREVSGHGDESYNLDCAPWDKVNIVIEKSDGSSNELKVELLKNGNVVAENSTTSSTGSVVINYNY, from the coding sequence ATGAATTTTAATAAGTTTTATACAGTAAAAACAATTTATTGGGAATTAGATACTATGGTTAAGTGTCCGAGATGTGGATATGAAAATAACGATATTTCAGTATATTGTGAAAATTGTACATATCCTATTAAAAATCCACAAACTGCTAATTCTGATAATAAATCAGACAATGGATGGAATATTAGCACAGGTAAAAAAATAGCTATTGTTTTAGGAATTGTGGTAATAGCATTATTATTATTTTCATTTATTTATAACTCAACTCAGCCGGATAATAAAAGTTCATTAAATGTTATTTCTGCTGATGAAAAAGTACAGGAAGGTTCCAATTATCCTTATCAGGCACATATAATGTATAATGGAACCTGGTCAGGTAAAGTAGGAGATCCAAATTATATTCGTGAAGTATCAGGTCATGGTGATGAATCATACAATTTAGATTGTGCACCATGGGATAAAGTAAATATTGTAATTGAAAAATCAGACGGCAGTTCTAATGAACTTAAAGTAGAACTTCTTAAAAATGGAAATGTAGTAGCTGAAAACTCAACTACTAGTTCAACAGGTAGTGTGGTTATTAATTATAATTATTAG